From Hymenobacter sediminicola:
TGTTGCAAAGACTTCGCCACGGGCAGCAAAGCCAAGTCGAGACTTTTCACAACGGCTGCCACTTCTGCTTGCGCCGAATCTAGCTGCTCATTCAAAGCCAAAGCATACGCCCGATTCAGGCGGGCTTCGGGGTAGCCGGGGCCGGTGCGGGCTGCAGCGGCGAAGCCGGTAGCCGCCGCGCCGGGCGCGTGCATTTCCAGTAGCCACAGCGCCGCCAGGTTTTGGTAGTAAGCCGCACTGAGTGTGTTGCCGGCCATGAGAGGGGCCAAAGTGACCCGCGCAGGCATGGCTTGTCCACCGTAGTGCTGCGTCAGAGCTTGCAGAAACGTTAGCTGCTCGAAATACGACTCGTTGCTGGGCCGCTGCACCAGTTTCGTGAGAGCCAGTAGGTACGTAGTATCGTGGGCTGTAGCCCGGCGCAGAGCAGCATGGTAAAGGCGTGCAAACTCTGGCACAGTCAGGTTGGCCGCGGAATCAGGTGCAGGCAGCTTCGGTAACTCTACTTTTACGGTAGGGGCTTCTTGAGCTAGCAGCAGTACGTTGCTCTGCCAAGCCGCATCGGTTTCTGTCGGGGTGGCCTGGACCAATTCCCGTGCTGCGCTGAATTGCTTGTTCTGCAGCAGGAAAGCCAGCCGGTTTGTCTGGATTACTGCGCTGCCTGGGTCAGCGGCTTCGGCCCGGTTTAGGTACCAGTTTACTGAGTCGGAGAGGGTGGAGCGGGAGTAGAGATGAGCGAGGTCGTTGTTAAGACGCGCGCTGGTAGGCGCACTTTTCAGTCCTTCCCGCAACGCGGCCAGCCGGTCGAAGAAGTCAGTAGGCTCGTTGTAGAGCGAGGCGAGGCGTAGGGAAATCTTTTCGGATGGCCGCCTGCTCAGGGCCCGGCGCAGAATATTGATTTCATTCTGACGCTGCAGCCGGAACCGATACAGCGCGGCGCGACCCAGGCTAGCCTTGTGGTTGTGTTCGTCCAGAATGTCGCTCTCGGCGTAGTAGCGCTCCGCCAGCAGGGCTAGTGCGTCGCGGTTCGGTTCTAGCTCACTCTGTAGGCGGGTCAGGTCGCCGAGGTTGTTGTAGTAGCCGGCCTGCACCTGATACACCGTTTCGGTGTTGTTGCGCAGATCTACCGCTATTACAGCCCCAACTCCGATTACATACACGATGAAAAATGGCAACCGGCGCGGGGCATATACCACCCGATATACCCGCAGCCGCTGCCGGATGAGCGGCGCATAATTGAGCAGGATATACGCCAGATATGCCAGCCCACAAGTGAAGAGTGCTAACGCCGTAAAATGGCGGGCCGCCAGCAGGAGTGGGTCGTTGGCGGTGGCGAAGGCATAGCCAACAAAGGCCGCTGCCAGCAGCACCAGCACCAGGTACAGATACGCCGCGCCGGGCTTGTAAGGCAGCCAGTCGCCGTAAGACGCCTCGCGCCGCTGCAGCCCCAGCCACCCGATAGCCACGGCAGGCAGCAGCAGAACCAGCGGGTCGAGGTGAACACCCGGCAGAATCAGCAGCTCGCCGCCGTTCCACAGATACAAGCCCAGCGTGCCCAGATACAGTAGGCTCGCCAGCACAAATGGCAGCAGCCCGAAGCGGCTGCCCGGGTTTTCGGCCTGGGTATTAAACCATAACAGCCCGTTGATATTCTCTATTGCTACCCACAGCACCAAGAGGGCCGTGATAATAGCCCCACCATTCGTGGTGAAGCTGGCCAGATGCAGGGCAGTAGCCTCCAGCGGCAGTTCGGACCGGGAAAGCAACAGCGCAGCCAGCCCGGCCACCAGCACCAGGAATACCAGCAGACGGCGACCCAGCGGTATAGTCTCCCAAAAAGCATGGAAAGCGTAGGCTGGCAGCCCCAGTACCAGCAGCATCAGGATCAGGAAATACTGGTGCTGAGAATTGAAAATGCCCAGCAAATCAGCATTTAGCGACATGAGCAGGAAAATCAGCCCTGCCATGCCTGCCACAAACGCCATACGCGGCAGCGTGCTGACGACAGTCAGGAAATAGACCAGCGCCCCGGCCAGCAGCAGCAACAGGGCATAAGCCGCTTCTGGCCGAACGTAGGGCCCCACCAAGTCGTGGGTTTGGGTAAGTAGATATCCATTCACGCGTACCGGCAGTGCCGCCACGCCTACCCGTACCTGCGACAGCACAGTAGGCACTGGTTTGAGCTGGGCTACCGCCTCCACGGGCAAGGCCGCGTCGTCGCCAGTGAAGTAATGGTAGATGGCCAACAGCACAGCCAGCGCCGTCAGCAGAAAAAGGCCCAGCCACAACGGGCTGCGCCACAGGGTGGTGCGAGGAGCAGGAAGAGAAACCGGCACTTGACGCTATTCCAGCACTTTTGGTACGCGGAAATAATCGGAATCCTTACGCGGCGCGTTGCGCAGGCCTTCCTGGTGGCTCACCGTGTTCTGCGGCTCATCGGGGCGCAATACGTTGATTTCGTGCGACAGATGGACCAGCGGTTCCACATCGGTAGTGTCGAGCTGGCGCAGGTGGTCTACCCAATCCAGAATTTTGTTCAGCTCGCCAAGCAGTTGCTGCTCTTTGGATTCGTCGAGTTCGAGGCGGGAAAGGTGGGCCAGTTGGCGCAGGGTGGCTATGTCGGTGCTCACAGTTGAGGAAAGAATTAGAAGTAAATATCAGGAATTGGAGCTGGCCAACTCAGATTCTTTTTTTGCAGCCGGTTGCTCTACCGCTGGAACTGCCACTGGCCGCCGCCAACTGCTCTGTTCCGGAATGCCTTTGGCTGTGGCCCGAAAACCGCTGGCAATAACGTCGTGGGCACGTTGGCGGAGCGCGGGTGCGTCGGCGGCAGTAAGGCCAGTAGTTGGAATCGGCTCGTGTAGCGTGATGGCCAGCGGCGAGTAGCGCACCCGCAGGCCGTCAACATCGGGCATGAAACGGTGGTTCAGCGGCATGGTAATGGGCACGATGGGGACGCCGGTAGCAATAGCCAATTGAAAAGCCCCATCCTTGAACTCGCCCATTTCCTCACCGGGTTTCTTGGAAATCGAGCCTTCCGGAAAGATAACCACTGAGCGGCCGGCTTCCAGCGTGCGGCGTGCCTGCACCATGGCCCGGCCCCGGCTGATGGCGTTGTCCCGGTCGACGGTGATGTAGGCCCGCCCGAAAATAGGCCCCCAGACCGGCACCTTGGCCAGAGAGAGTTTGCCCATGATGTTGAGCCAGCCAGGAATCGTGCGGAACAGCAGCGGAATATCGATGTAGGAGCTGTGGTTGGCCACGTATACGCAGGGCTGGCCAGCAGGCAGCGGGTTTTTCCTCACCGTTTCTACCGGCATGCCCCACATAAAAATGAACAGCTTACTCCAGTAGCGGTTCAGGGTATGCAGGTGTCGGTGCCACTGCGGTTTCTTGCTTAGAGCCAGCTGCAGCGGATACGTTACCACAAAGGGCATAACGAACCAGAACGTGGCCCACGTGGTGTAAAGCCGATGACCGATGTAGCGCAGAAGGTACCGCATGGGTACAAAGGTAAAATTCAAATGCTGAAGTGGCGGACTTGTAAGGCCGCGCGCCAGGACACTACTGGTTTTAGGGGCGTGCAAGTCACAATAGCCTAGCGCGATATTTAAGAGGGAAAGGCTGTTTTATGCCCTCTTATTGTTTGCGGCTGGCCAACACCTTTTCCGCTTTCAGCAACCCCGCCACACTCACGGCATCCGTAATACGGTTGTCCATCACCATCTGCACGGCATCGGCCAGCGGCAATTTCCAGAGGCGTAGGTCCTCGGTTTCTTCGGGTTCTACTTCGCCGTACTCTAGGTCCTCGGCCAGAAATACGAACCCCTCTTCATCGGTCACGGAGTTGGAAGTATGCAGGCGCGCAATATTGGTCCAGCGGCGGGCCAGCAGGCCGGTTTCCTCGCGCAACTCACGTTGCGCCGATTCCAGCGTGTCCAACTCTACTGGGCCGCCGCCCATCGGAATTTCCCAGCTATACTCGCTGAGTGGGTAGCGGTATTGGCCCACCAGCCACGTATTGCCGTCCGCATCAACTGGCACAATTCCCAGTGCCTTGTTTTTCATCGTCACGACGCCATAGATGCCCCGGCCACCGCTCGGGTTGAGGACTTGGTCTTCACGGACACTGATCCAGGGGTTGTGGTATTTGACTTCGGTGCTGAGCACCTGCCAGGGGTTGTGAGTTTCGTCGAGCGAATCGTCAGGGTAGCGCATGCAGAATAGAAGAAGAGCAAACTGTAAAAAGTAAAGATAAGGCCGCGGGGGTTGGGCATCCATCGGGCCAAGTGGCAGATTGGTCGGCAGAAATAGGCAGTTGGCCAAATAAAATGGGGCAAACTTCTGGTTGTGAGTAGCTTTGTTTCATCAATACAAGGTGTGAGGGCGTTTTGTGGAAAGGAAGGCCTCTCTTACACCGTGCCGGATTGATGCTAGGAGTAGGGTGGATGATTACTTATTCAACCGGCACCGTATTTAAAAAGACCGTTGCGGGATGCGACGGTCTTTTTGCGTTTTAGAGGCTGAAAAACTGGAGGCGCCAAGATTCTGTTTCAACCTCCCGCCCGGCTGCGCCGTACCATTTCAAAGCCGACCGTTCACCTTCCGGTCGGTTCTGTTTTTCTATGGCCAACCAACCCAAAAACCAGTCTAGCCAGAATCACAACGCCCAGCCCGGCGACCCGCTGTTCAATCTTAAGCATGCGCAGGCCGAATCGGAGCTGAGCGTACAGACCAACGGCCTCGGGCCAATTAGCAACGTATATGTGAGCTCCGATGAGGACGAAGAGCTTGATGAAGGACCACGCGACAAGCAAGGCCTGCGCCGTGGAGAAACGCCCCCCAGCGACGGTTCTGCTGCTGGCAGCCACAAATAGATACTTGTAATATTGTTTTAGATACTACCTAGAAAGGCCTCTCCGGGTGCTAAGGCCACCGGGGAGGCCTTTTTGTGTGCGGGGTATCTGTTGGCGCTATCTTTGTCGCATGTTGCTCGCCTCCCATACCGGTCTTCCGCTCGAAGCGGGGCTCGATGAAGCCGGCCGGGGCTGCCTGGCTGGTCCTGTTTTCGCCGCCGCCGTCATTCTGCCTCCTGATTTCTCACCGGCTTACCTCAACGACTCCAAGCAGCTCAGTGCCCGCCGCCGCACCGCCTTGCGCGCCGATATATGCCGCGAAGCAGTGGCTTGGGCGGTTGCTGAGGCCTCGCCCGAAGAAATAGCGGCTATCAACATTGCGCAAGCCAGTTACTTGGCCATGCACCGGGCTGTCGATGCTTTGGCTGTGCGCCCGAGCCACTTGGCTGTTGATGGGAACCGGTTCCGGCCATATGCTGGTCTGGAGCACACCTGCCTCATCAAAGGCGATGCGCATTACCGTCATATTGCGGCAGCCTCCATCCTGGCCAAAACGTTTCGGGATGAGCGTATGAGTGAGCTAGCCTTGCTCTACCCACATTATGGTTGGGAGCAAAATGCCGGATATCCTACTACTCGCCACCGCACCGCTATCCGGCAGCATGGGCCTACCGAACACCACCGTATGGGCTTTCGGTTGCTGTGAATAGAGTAAAAGGCAGAACGCCGGCCCGTACAAAGTACAGGCCGGCGTTCTGCTTTCTTTGAGGCGTTGCTCGCTACTCTTTCATCTTCAGCAGGTCTAGAAAGAGGCTGAAACCATCGACGGTAGTGCCGCCTTCCCCGAAACTATCGAAACTGAGCGGCTTGATGATATAGCCGCTTACAGCCAGTTCCTGCGCTTTCAGCCGTTCCGAATCCAAATCGGAGGTTGTCATGATAAACACGTTCAGGCTGACAAATTCCGGGTCTGAGCGGAGCTGCTCCAACAGTTCCAGGCCGTTCATACGCGGCATGTTAATATCGAGCATCACTACGCTCGGATGCTCTATCTTAGGCTGTCCAGCCTCGCCACGCAGCATATTAAGGGCTTCGCGGCCATTGCGGGCAATGTGCAGCGGTACGTCGACGTTGTTCTTGCGAAGTTCGCGCTGCACGTTCATGATGTCCATCTGGTCGTCTTCGACCAAGAGAATACTGGGCATGTCAGGTGCGGATTGAGTGGATAAAAGTAACCCAGGCAGGCAAGCTGCTGGCTTAGGCTATACGGCAGAGGTCGATTTTGGTGCCGATATAGTGGCAGTGTTGCGTTTTTCTGGCACTGGCCGAGGTTGACGAGGCCATGTGAAAATGAACGTAGCACCCTTGCCTTCCTCCGATTCGACACGGATGGTGCCGCCCTGCCGCTCCACTATTTTTTTCACAATAGCCAAGCCTACACCAGTGCTTTCCAGCGTGTCGCGCTCCGTCAGCGTCTGAAAAATGACAAAAATCCGCTCGTGATATTCCGGCGCAATGCCCGGGCCATTATCAGCGACAGAAAACGTGAAAAAGTCCTTGTCCTCTACGCACCCAATGCGCAACAGCGCCGCTTCGGGCTGATGATGATATTTGACAGCGTTGCTGATAAGATTGGTAAACACCTGCTGAAGCTGCACGCGGTTGGTGACCAGGGTTGGCAGATAAAAGGGAAGCTCCACTTCGAACCCATCTGGCAGACTCAGCGAGTCGATGATTTCGCGCAGCAGTTGCCGCACAAACACTGGCTCGTCGGCCTGGGCGGCGCGGCCTACCCGGGCCAGATCCAGAATGCCCGTGATGAGGTGCTCCATGCGGCGCACACGCTGGCGCATCAGAAGCAGAAATTCTCGGATGTGGGGCGGAGTATCCTTGCCCATATCCTCCTCAATCCAGCGCGAAGCACTTTCGATACCCCGCAATGGTGCTTTCAAATCGTGTGATACGACGTAGGCAAACTGGTCTAGCTCCTGATTGCGGCGTTCCAGCTGGTTGATGTTGCCGTTGATGGTAATGGCCATCTGATTCAGGGACGCGGCCAGCTCACTCAACTCGTCATCCTCAGTCTCATGCAGCTGGGTGTGGTAGTGGCCCGCCGCAATCCGCGCCGACATCGAAACCATGGTTTGAATACGGCGGCCAATGAGGCGGACTACATACGCGGCCCATACCAGCCCGAGCAGAATAGCTAGCAGCGTGATGCCAATAGAAATCTGGCGGGTTTCGCGGATACTCTGCTGCAGCTTGACAGCCTGCTTTTCGCGCAGCTTCAGCTCTTCCCGGTCGAAGGCCGCAAACAACACCCGAATCTGGTCCATGA
This genomic window contains:
- a CDS encoding tetratricopeptide repeat protein codes for the protein MPVSLPAPRTTLWRSPLWLGLFLLTALAVLLAIYHYFTGDDAALPVEAVAQLKPVPTVLSQVRVGVAALPVRVNGYLLTQTHDLVGPYVRPEAAYALLLLLAGALVYFLTVVSTLPRMAFVAGMAGLIFLLMSLNADLLGIFNSQHQYFLILMLLVLGLPAYAFHAFWETIPLGRRLLVFLVLVAGLAALLLSRSELPLEATALHLASFTTNGGAIITALLVLWVAIENINGLLWFNTQAENPGSRFGLLPFVLASLLYLGTLGLYLWNGGELLILPGVHLDPLVLLLPAVAIGWLGLQRREASYGDWLPYKPGAAYLYLVLVLLAAAFVGYAFATANDPLLLAARHFTALALFTCGLAYLAYILLNYAPLIRQRLRVYRVVYAPRRLPFFIVYVIGVGAVIAVDLRNNTETVYQVQAGYYNNLGDLTRLQSELEPNRDALALLAERYYAESDILDEHNHKASLGRAALYRFRLQRQNEINILRRALSRRPSEKISLRLASLYNEPTDFFDRLAALREGLKSAPTSARLNNDLAHLYSRSTLSDSVNWYLNRAEAADPGSAVIQTNRLAFLLQNKQFSAARELVQATPTETDAAWQSNVLLLAQEAPTVKVELPKLPAPDSAANLTVPEFARLYHAALRRATAHDTTYLLALTKLVQRPSNESYFEQLTFLQALTQHYGGQAMPARVTLAPLMAGNTLSAAYYQNLAALWLLEMHAPGAAATGFAAAARTGPGYPEARLNRAYALALNEQLDSAQAEVAAVVKSLDLALLPVAKSLQQVLAANFNKDYRAFQASSDSLKAQFLVLRGQQMLQELDGYSWYGYYIEKIASPTAYDVALLAQAARVASIHAPEAAGILKAHPLRTSAPDLASQRNIVYGRALLGCAALSPTYFKKLSTLLDSATFLPAEQPYRLYLQAALADYRQQPKQATQLYRRLTQEAPFLETGMLAAADFYTRQQDYLGAYGALQAALEVSPESVPLLKAYALAAIPAGLSEYATASLDKLRPLLSPAEYATFRTLYDARRAAQAAAAAPWN
- the gatC gene encoding Asp-tRNA(Asn)/Glu-tRNA(Gln) amidotransferase subunit GatC, coding for MSTDIATLRQLAHLSRLELDESKEQQLLGELNKILDWVDHLRQLDTTDVEPLVHLSHEINVLRPDEPQNTVSHQEGLRNAPRKDSDYFRVPKVLE
- a CDS encoding lysophospholipid acyltransferase family protein, coding for MRYLLRYIGHRLYTTWATFWFVMPFVVTYPLQLALSKKPQWHRHLHTLNRYWSKLFIFMWGMPVETVRKNPLPAGQPCVYVANHSSYIDIPLLFRTIPGWLNIMGKLSLAKVPVWGPIFGRAYITVDRDNAISRGRAMVQARRTLEAGRSVVIFPEGSISKKPGEEMGEFKDGAFQLAIATGVPIVPITMPLNHRFMPDVDGLRVRYSPLAITLHEPIPTTGLTAADAPALRQRAHDVIASGFRATAKGIPEQSSWRRPVAVPAVEQPAAKKESELASSNS
- a CDS encoding NUDIX domain-containing protein, with product MRYPDDSLDETHNPWQVLSTEVKYHNPWISVREDQVLNPSGGRGIYGVVTMKNKALGIVPVDADGNTWLVGQYRYPLSEYSWEIPMGGGPVELDTLESAQRELREETGLLARRWTNIARLHTSNSVTDEEGFVFLAEDLEYGEVEPEETEDLRLWKLPLADAVQMVMDNRITDAVSVAGLLKAEKVLASRKQ
- a CDS encoding ribonuclease HII; amino-acid sequence: MLLASHTGLPLEAGLDEAGRGCLAGPVFAAAVILPPDFSPAYLNDSKQLSARRRTALRADICREAVAWAVAEASPEEIAAINIAQASYLAMHRAVDALAVRPSHLAVDGNRFRPYAGLEHTCLIKGDAHYRHIAAASILAKTFRDERMSELALLYPHYGWEQNAGYPTTRHRTAIRQHGPTEHHRMGFRLL
- a CDS encoding response regulator; protein product: MPSILLVEDDQMDIMNVQRELRKNNVDVPLHIARNGREALNMLRGEAGQPKIEHPSVVMLDINMPRMNGLELLEQLRSDPEFVSLNVFIMTTSDLDSERLKAQELAVSGYIIKPLSFDSFGEGGTTVDGFSLFLDLLKMKE
- a CDS encoding sensor histidine kinase, with amino-acid sequence MKLKISTKLFAGFLVISLLFVGVVVVNYQLSRKVLRNARRVQLSQRTSAEAATLMRNIVDMETGFRGYMLIGKEEVLEPYHQGERYLLGHFEHLLTTLEPSSGQRARIVRGRQLFREWLDYSHLLVGEKREARRRLPNQAGLQGVEHRALAESLQGKRLMDQIRVLFAAFDREELKLREKQAVKLQQSIRETRQISIGITLLAILLGLVWAAYVVRLIGRRIQTMVSMSARIAAGHYHTQLHETEDDELSELAASLNQMAITINGNINQLERRNQELDQFAYVVSHDLKAPLRGIESASRWIEEDMGKDTPPHIREFLLLMRQRVRRMEHLITGILDLARVGRAAQADEPVFVRQLLREIIDSLSLPDGFEVELPFYLPTLVTNRVQLQQVFTNLISNAVKYHHQPEAALLRIGCVEDKDFFTFSVADNGPGIAPEYHERIFVIFQTLTERDTLESTGVGLAIVKKIVERQGGTIRVESEEGKGATFIFTWPRQPRPVPEKRNTATISAPKSTSAV